A stretch of the Aminipila terrae genome encodes the following:
- a CDS encoding NifU family protein — protein MEEKIKEALENIRPFLQRDGGDIEFVELTPENIVKVRLQGHCAGCPGATMTLKAVVEKLLKESYPEIAGVENV, from the coding sequence ATGGAAGAAAAAATAAAAGAAGCTTTAGAAAATATCCGACCTTTCTTACAGAGAGACGGAGGAGATATCGAATTTGTTGAACTGACACCTGAAAACATTGTTAAAGTAAGATTACAGGGACACTGTGCAGGATGCCCTGGTGCAACCATGACACTGAAGGCAGTTGTTGAAAAACTATTAAAAGAATCATACCCTGAAATTGCAGGAGTAGAAAACGTTTAG